The genomic stretch catgggttcgaatcccacgcaccgcccccttttgtctcgattggtttatcccggatggattttcgggagatttgctccctacaaCCAGGAGAAAACAACCTACAagttgaaatggagggagtaacttgTAACAATATGAAATGTAGAAATAATAATACTACTATTATATAAGCAGACTTAGATCCCCTCTTCTATTCAGAGGGTACAGACCATGGATGCATCATGCTGAGAGAAGAAAAACAGCTGAGAGACTCTTGTTTTCCggtgatttttctttgttttagtTCATTCGCTAAAAAATTGATTGAAAATCTTAATGTTTTCAACCACTTTTCATGTGAAAGAAATAGACTTGGATGACATGTCACGCATCCATTGGATAAAAAGTTTGACTAATAGCTGAAACAAAAATAGCCGATTGTAAACTAGACACCCGAAAACGTAATCTTTGGCCCACTTGTTCCCTAGACCAGTATTTTGAGACCAAATCCTCGTTCGCTTGTGAAAAAAAGAACTCACTGATTCATTCCGTAGATGCAAGAAGGCCTATAAGATTTTTGGCCCCAAATACAGAGCCTTGAGCCTTCAATGGTTCTTGTCTCCGATCGATTTCACCTCTTTTTTAGCTGTGTGGTTTAGGGACCCACCAAAGCGTATCTGTAGTCTTACAAGGATCCACCTGTGAATCCAAATGATACAGAAATCCGTGTAATCAAATGTATGAGATTGAATCGGATCTGCTAATTAATATGCTGTCTTGTAAATGCCAGTGCCCGTACTCATTTTTTGGAAACACTTGAGCATATAGAACATTTCCATGCATGTATACACAGCTGAGAAAAACTGAGCATCCACTCATAGTGTTCTTGTCACACCGAGCAATTTGGATCGGTCAAAAGGGTTACTTCTTGGAGAAGAGAAAGCACTCTCGCGTGCGGGTGGCAACTGGAGTGTGCTCTCAATTAGCCAACCCGCTTTCGAGCCTTGCACCCtcctaatattaaagtgtgtgtggtggtggtggttggggGGGTCTGCCCTTTCCGtcaattttttttacttcttGATGAACACAATTTTGACTTTACAACGGCAGCAGCGTGACCTTGTATTATGTCGCAGGGGCATCGGTTAGAACCAGTTATGGCATTGTGCAAACTGCAGGCATGGAGGTGGAGCTTGGTGTAGAGGCCACTATCGAGGTCCGTGAAGAGTTGGAGCCACACCAAAATAAAGTTTTTGATCATACTTCAAATCGACAAGAAAAGGTAAAGCTCGTAGAATGATGTAACCATGTTGGCAGTACTATGATAGTATGATACCAAGTACATGAGGACAGTGCACCAAGCAGCAGCTGCACTGTAGGTGACAAAGGACCTAGCATGTACCACCTCAATGGTATGACTATGGCTACACAAGACTCGTTGTGGCCTAGCATATCAAGGGTGCAGTTGTTCTTGGGGCTTtagaacccccccccccccccaccccaaagGGGGAAGATGAGGAGAAAATgggcaaaagaagaagaaaaagaggaagaggagtggagatggaggaggaagaacactACATTGGGAATAGCCTTAGCTTAGAGACACAGTGAACCATATTAGTTCGTAGATGGTTATGGTTGAGATCAAAAATAGGCTATCATCGGAATAAAAAAACCTTGGCGGCTTTATAATTTAGAAGAATGAAGAAACAGACATGATTGATTTCAATCCTCCACAAATTTGTGATTGATATTGTTCATATTGGGCAGAAGTAACCAAatttatttgtgatttttttatttaaccTGAATATTGGGTTACTCAATCCATTTATTACTCCAGTTATTGCAAAAATTTGTTCACTAGAAGTACATTAATTTAATCATGACCCATGGGCCCCTCCGTGCTAACAATAGGAGGTACACGTGCATCTGCATACTTGTCGTTGATGGAGTTTTTATTTGCAGCGGTAATATGTTCAGCGTGGAGGGGAAGTcaccattgcatttcaaggCACACACACAAGTACTCAGcatgacaacaacaacacctTGTACTGATATTTGAGTCTAAGTTAAGTTCTTGAACTGTGAGGAGAACCAAGAGTCCAAACAACTTATTACCTTGTACCTGTTTTTGATCTCGGAGATCCTCCAAACGTATGCTAAAAAGACAGCAAACTTGATGGGCACAAATATGTAGATGAGAATTGAACCCTCATTGTGCGGGAGAACCCTCTCGTTGGGGTTATGAAATTATGGAAAGCAAAAAACAGGAAGTGCCTTTTTGCAAAATAAACTCTCTACAGCTGCGCTGTTTGCCAAGGTGAACAAAGAGATGAGAACGTGGTCGATAGCAGGGTGCACGCATTGTTTTGTGGATCTAATCTTGGGAGTGCGTGGTTAGTTTTTTCTCTTCATATGTTCTCTTTCTTGTATGACTTTATTTCCCATCTAGGCTCTCCTTTCTAATTAATAAAATCGGCAAATCGCCCTGACTGTTCATTTAGAAAAGCACGGATGCACACGGCTCTATTGGGTTTTTTTCCTTAAACTAAGCACAAATCAAATATTTTCTACACCCAAAACTTTCCTAGTTGCGCATGAACAAATCAATCCACTAAAGATCTGCAATGTAGAACAATCATTTGAATATGTCATGGCAAAGCTAATAAGATTGCAAAAATTAAGTATCTGCCAAAGATTTGTTAAACTGATACATATATTGAGCCATGGCTACATCCCAAAGATGATTACACTCTGCAGACTGTAAGAATAATGCCTGGCAAGTTACAGATTAAAGAGAACAAGCTACCCAGGTGGCGGAACTTAGAAACTTACAACAACATGAAAGTACAAATAAAACTACTAGTATATGGCAGACTTTGGTGCCATCTGAGGGTACAGACTATGCATTCAACCCTTTTTCACACATCATCAGGTTCGGAGGGGTATGCATCATCGTCATCAGATGATTCGTCAGATTCGGAGTCGGAAGATATATCCCAACCCCACTCCCTGGCGTCTATTTCAAATAGTTCAGAATAGTGGGCAGACCTACAGTAATCCGCCAAGGCTTGGATGAGGGTGAACGGATGGAAACAACCTTTTGGAGTACTCCACCCAAAAGTGATGGAGTCTTGCCACCCGCGAGTAGCAACATGAAAAACTGTCATGGATGAAGGCTCGTAGTCGCGGCCTCGAATTATTTCTGGTTCAACAAAGTAAATGCAGCCACCTTTGATGCCCTGGAACTTGTCAGCGTCAACAGAGAGGCACTTGACAGGGCCGGCGAAAATGGCACGGTTCCCGATGCTACTGACCGGCTCAAGCACCTTCCTCTCAGTGTCCACCCTATGAACTACTGGGAGATTGGTGTCAAAGCATGATGCTCTTGTCACAAGCAATAGACCTCCCCCGGACTCCACGAGATAATATTTACCGGTCTTTGTCCATGCTAGGTAACTTGTGTCAGGACTAGTGTCAAGACCAGGAATGGTGGTGTCCATCGAGATCATGAGCGCAGAGCGGAGCCTTTGCTCCCCTGCAGCGGCACCGGCAACAGCCGACGAGATGACTGATCCTTGCTGATCAGTGGCATAAACTTTGCCGGCAAAGGGTGTCAAGCACGTAGGTCTGTTAGAGTAAGAGGGCCGAAAGGACTTGAAGCACTCACTATTTTGATCCGCCCACAAGATGTCACCGTGATGAGTGGAGACGAAGACCATCAGTGGCGCCGTCGTCACGGCGACCGCCCTCACCCCTGCCACGGGCACAGGCACCTTGAAATGGGCGATTgagcccgtgaaggggttgagCAGGCGAGCACGGCTGGGCTCCGTCGAGtccccgaggaggatgaggccgccgccggtggcgccgaCGAAGAAGTGCTCGCGGAGAAGAGGGATGCTCTTGCAGAGGAATCGGCCGGTGTCGACGTTCACGAGCGTGACGAGGTCGTCCCGCTGGTGAAGTAACACCCACTTGCTGGGCTGGAAACGGGTGGCGTCGGTGTAGTCCGCCTTCTCGGGGTAGTCTTTGGTGGCGGAGCGCCAGTCGGGGCAGGTGGCGCGGAAGGCCATGTAGTAGTCGATGTCGTCGTCGGCCAGGAAGCGTCCGGCCTTGCTGCGGACGATGTCATAGGGGAGCGAGGTCCAGCCATGGCGAGACCTCTTTTGGGTGGAGAGTGTGGAAGGCAGGGTGGTCTGGCTGCTAGTcatggcttcttcttcttcttcttcttcttttttgagagagagagagtctgCAGGCTGCAAACTATGCCGCTCGTGCTCTCCCTGCTTCTGCTTGTGCTTGGGTGGGGTACTGCACGGCGGGGTTGGTGGCTATATATAGCTGCAAATCGTACCTGGGTGTGGTTCAGGTATCTTAGCAGCGTTTGGGTAGTTTCTGTGAAAACCTGGTGCTGTGCCTGTGCAGCTGTAAGTGATTGGGCGGTGACGTGCATTGCTGCCTATTCTCGCCACCCAAGGTTTCATCTACCATAAGCATGTATGCATGCATTAATTTCTCTCCAACAAATGGCATGCACGATGCCCCGAGTGGCTTTGGTGTTTTTTAGCACATATTTATTACTGTATTTGAATTTGATTTCGTGTGTCGTCGCATCTCTAGTCATCTTTTAAATTTGGTTGGTGGCAGTAAAGGACTGCTTACTGAAACATGCATGCACGCGGCTTTCATTTGGCAAATGCAGACATGCATGGAAAAATAGGAAAACCCAAAACCTAGAACACGCCTGCTTGGTGTCCTGTATGCCCAGCATTTCGAGGCCAAAACCTGCTTTCTCCACATATTACTACTCCCTGTGATCACCTTATAAACAGCCACAATTGTTCACCTAGTAAAACGATTAACTTACAAGATAAGAAaacaagataaaagaaaaaaaatatatacacatATGTGAGGCGGTACGAACACACGATGGGAAATCGTATGTTATTTGGAATAAAGGGCATTAGGACGAGGGGAAATGATTTATATGGCAAGAGAATAAGAAAAATGATGATGCGCGGCACCTAGGGAAAAGATGAAGAGAAACCGAAGGGGACATGACAGCTTTGGAAGTGGAAGAGGAAACGCTGAAACGTCCCTCTCTAGCTACTGCGTAATTGCTCTTATTCTTAATTAACTACTGGGGACCAGTATGGTCGCCTACGTTGAACATGCCGATATATGGGCCCTTTTTCCTCCGGATACAACCCTTATATGCTGGACCTTTCTAGCTATCTCAATCTACTACCTCCATCATGAAATAAAAGGTATTCTAGCTATATGCACCTGGACAACTATGTGTCTATGTCAAGAGCCAAAACTCCTAATATTTCATGACAGATATAGTATTTTAATGTTTTTTAAGCAACAGTAGGGGTTGCCCGCCTCTaccatatatataatatattaaAATAGGCATAGAGAGTTGTTACAAAAGGgaatgaagaaaaaaaggagataGAAAATAAGGAGAATTATGTTAGGGTTTTCTAACATTCTTCAATTTGAGGCAGATATCTTTTCTTTGTGTGACGTGGTACGAACACATGATGGAAAGCCGCGTGTTATTTAAGGGGCATTATGATGGGTGGAATTGATTTCCATGGCAAGAGAATAGGAAAAATGGCGCACGGCACCTAGGAAAAGATGGAGAAACGGAAGGGGAAAGCACATGACAGCTTGGGAAGTGGAAGAGGAAACGGAGAAACGCTGCTCGCTGGCTACTGCGTAATTGCTCCTATTCTCAATTAACTACTAGGGATCAGTATGGTCGCCTACTTTGAACATGCATGCCGATATATGGGCCCTTTTCCTGCTGGATACCTGGACCTTTCTGGCTATCTCAACCTACTACCTCCATCATGAAATAAAAGGTATTCTAGCTATATGCACCTGGACAACTATGTGTCTATGTCAAGAGCCAAAACTCCTAATATTTCATGACAGATATAGTATTTGAATGTTTTTTTAAGCAACAAAAGGGGTTGCCCGCCTCTaccatatatataatatattaaAATAGGCATAGAGAGTTGTTACAAAAGGGAACGAAGAAAAAAGGAGATAGAAAATAAGGAGAATTATGTTAAGGTTTTCTAACATTCTTCAATTTGAGGCAGATATCGTTTCTTTGTGTGACGTGGTACGAACACATAATTGAAAATCGCGTGTTACTTAAGGGGCATTATGATGGGTGGAATTGATTTCCATGGCAAGAGAATAAGAAAAATGACGCACAACACCTAGGAAAAGATGAGAAACGGAAGGAGAAACGGAGAAACGCTGCTCGCTGGCTACTGCTTAATTTCTCCTAATATCAATTAACTACTAATGGGGACCAATATGATCGCCCATGTTGAACATGCCGATAAGTGGGCCCTTTTTATGctagatataatatattaaaataatcaaaaaagagttgtcGCGAAAGGGaatcaagaaacaaaaaaggagaCAAGAAAATAGGGAGAATCATGCAAGGTTATCTAACTTCTTCCATTTTCAATTTGAGGAAGATATCTTCTATTTGCTCGATGGATAACCAGACCAAAATGTTTATTGAATATTGCTTTGCAACTGACAGGTTTATTTGGTTGTATTCCTCTCAATATGAGATCATTTCTCAATGTGTCCAGATTGCCAAGCCCATTGGAATGATTATTTCCATAAAGAAGGGGACTTGCAATTGCAATATAAAGGTTTCTAGGGCATTGAATGGGTCATTTTAAGGAAGTTGTTGCACAAGGTTTAGAGAAACTCAACAAGCATGAGCTAAATCATAGTCCAAGAACAAGTGCTCTAATGTTTCCTCATACTAAcgaaggcaaaggatacaatcaTAGGTAGGGGTGAAAGTAGGAATGGAAATCCTGGAAATTCCGGTGAAACCAGGATCAAATCATATCCCGCATATATACTGATCAAGTATAATTTTCACATCACAGGAAAATTAGAATTCAAGGAAAATCTGGAAATTCCGATGAAATCAAGATCGAATCAAAATTAGGGGACGCTTTTCCTGACCGAATGGTTGAATCCCCTTTTTCCCGGCCGGTTTCTTTCCATTTAGATTTAGAAAACTACTGAACAGTTTCACGGATCCTCTGCCTGCTTTATAGCTCACATGCGCATGAAGTGTTGCTGGCTGGTCGAGGTGGGACTAAACTTTGGTGGTgtgctgttgttgctgctgccttGCCCATGTAAAGCTAACTAGCCCGTGTGTGCATGCAAGTGGGCCACTGGCCACGGCCTACTAGCTATAAGCCTGCCATGGACTACAAGGCCACAAATCCACCAAAGCAGTAGGTTTGGctctttccttttattttcttttacataCATTTTCCAACATATTGtatgattcatgtatgaaatatGTGTTAAGCCAAATGCCACAAATAATTATTGGCTCGGACATTCAATTCACCGATCTCCTATTTTGGATTATCAGTTCCCGACCATTATCGATATGTTTCCGATCATCCCATCTATCTGATTTCATTTCTATCATCCTGCCTATCCAATTTCATTTTCCCGTCCGGCATTCCTGTTCTTATTCCCTtaatcaaataaaaaatacgGAAAACAAaattgaataaaaaaatatggaaaacAAAAGTGGTTAGAAGATTTTTCCGACCGCTTTCATCCCTAAATATAGGTCACTAATTCCATACTTTTCCTTTGAAGAAGTCCCCTTGTACTTAACCTGTCTTTAAGGAGTAGCCAGAaatacaccaccaccaccaccaaaaaaATATCCCCAAAGAAGCCATGTTTCCCATTGTCAATCTTGACCAGTGCCATACCCCTTACATGTATCAAAAAGTTTTAACGTTAGTATTTGCCATGTTGCTACATATTTTGATAACCAACCCACCAACAAAAACAACTGCTAGACCATCAACAGGCCATAACAAAGTCCAAAAATTATCATTAGGGAATACTCACGATTTTAGTTGATTTGTTAcaggtgtttttttttattccacTAGAGCAATTTTTGTTCCACTTGAACAATTCTTTGTTCTGAGAGTGTAAcaattttttcttcttgaaCAATTCTCTCTTTTAACGTGAAAAATTCTATACCAAACTTGGAGCATTTTTTATCCTCAACCTTGAATATTTGTTCTGGATTCATAAAAATTTATTCCACTTTTATAAAGAATTATTTCTGGGAAAATTTCATCCAATATACTCTAGTGTAACTTTATTTTGAAAATCTTACCAATTAGTACGGTCTTTTTAGTCGCACACACGCGCCCGTGACCGACCAACCGGTGACACGCTACCGTCGACACGGTGAAACACCCCAAGCGCCCAACCGTCACCACCGCTCAAAACTCCCGCGCGCCACGCACCATGCCGGCATGCCGCGCCGCTCCTCTCCCTCTCAGAATAGCCACGCCGAGCGCGCAACGCTCGGAGCACGTCCGGTCCACTCCCACGCGTACCACCGGCTGGCATCCGGCAGCCGCCACCGTACGCAACAGGAACGACGCcgtggtgcgccgccgccgccgacgagcaccgGCACCACCAACAATGGAGCTGTTCGAGCGCGCCCGGACGGTGCGGCTGCGGAGCCACCACGACAAGTACCTGTACGCGGACGAGGACGAGTCGCACGTGATCCAGGACCGGAACGCGGCGTCTCCGAACGCGCGGTGGGTGGTGGAGCCCGTCCCGCACTCCCCCGGCGTGCTCCGCCTCCGCAGCCGCTACGGCCGCTACCTCTCCGCCTCCAACGAGCCCTTCCTCCTCGGCGTCACCGGCCGCAAGGTGCTCCAGACGCTGCCCCACCGCCTCGACTCCTCCGTCGAGTGGGTCCCCGTCCGCGAcgaggccggccgcgcccgcggcggcgcgcgccttCGCACGCGGTACGGCAACTTCCTCCGCGCCAACGCGGGCCTCCCGCCATGGCGGAACTCCGTCACCCACGACACCCCGCACCGGCACGCCGGCTGGGTCGTCTGGGACGTCGAGGTCGTCCAGGCCGTCCTCCCCAGACCCGACTCCTCTGCCTCCGTCGACGACtcaccagcgccgccgtcgtACAAACCTCCCTCCTGTTCGTCGTCCCTGTCTCCCCCTCCCTTGCCGACGTCggcgctgcggccgccgccaccgccgccgcaccaccggGAGGAGAACACGGCCCCGTTCAgagcgcagccgccgccgccgccgccgggctacatcgcgccgcccgcgcccggcctgTACCGGCTCGAGGTCCGTCTGTTCGACGAATTAACCGgccaagctagctagctagctagcgaaCGCACGCAGATATATATCGCCGGTGACGGCCACGGTGATCGATTCGCCATTAATCtacgcgtgcgtgcgtgcgtgcagtCGACGGAGTCCTTCTCGGTGCCGCTGCACAAGGTGGAGGGGCGGTCGATCCACTACCacgtcggcgacgacgacgacgggtaCGTCAGCCCGGACGAGGAGCCGCGCCACTTCACGTTCAACGGGACGAGcttggaggagctgctggagaGGCTCAAGGAAGAATCGGGGCTCGAGGACGTGATAATGTGCTCGCGCAGCCCCATCAACGGGAAGCTCCTGCCGCTCCACCTGCAGCTGCCGCCCAACAACGCCGCCGTGCACATCGTGCTCGTGCGGGAGTCGTCGAAAGGTGCGATCTCTTCATCATCGTCTTCAATTGATGTTTGCATCATTTGATTCCACATTCTCACGAaccccttttttttgttttcttcaatgaaCTAAATGCCTTTGATATGACATATCTACTGTtgattcctctttctttttgcattaaCATCTTTTCttgttggaaaaaaaacaaaatcatcTTATGTTAGCTGAGCCATAACTGACGTCACCAACTTCCTGATACAAAATAGTTGTGGAATGGAGCTCATGATCACACGTCAAATTTTACATCCCAAGCATCTCCATTAAGCAGActctgaatattttttttaaaaaaaatggtcaACAGTAGATTTGCAAAACATATATTGTGCTTTAGAGTTCAGCTGGTGTTGTTTGAAccgaaaaaataaaataaaaattagaGGGCCCAACCAGTTTCGAAATGTTGACCGCTTGATCTGCAGTCAAATGCTCTACCATTGAGATATGAACCCTTGAATGGACAATTATTTAACTAATCAtacttttattattattatttgttAATACACTTATTCTTGCCACCTAAGAAAAATACTGGAGGTACTAATGTATCGTGAAGCTACTTCCCTACTGTTGAACATCGACATATAAAAATTGGTGCTCCTGCTGCCACAAATATAGTTTGCATTATGGGCCGAAAAGGAATTAGCAATATGATGGATATAATAGTAACTTGGAATGTTAATATCATTACTTGTCACATGATGTTTTACATTGGATTGAGGGCTTTTTATCTCGTTGATGACTGTTTGTGCACAAGAGCAAAATGTGATGTATGCTCTCTAATGGGGTTCTGTTTTTTCAACCGCGTTGTGACTTTCAGTGGCAAAAACTTTTGCATGACCTTTCGATCGGTTCACAAAATTTGAAGATGGTGGCTGCAAGGCTAGCTTGGGTCAAATGCAGAATTTTGTGCATCTGTTATGTGTATGTATATATTGACTTTATGGTTATACTTATACCCGGTTCCACTGTCTAAAAATAACCCGTGGTTCTCATTCATCTAAGTATTTGTTTTACATGTAGTTATGTACTCTATCATTCTCAGGAGTCAGAGTGATCTTTGTAGCTGAAATTAAGACCCTTGAAATTATGACATGTGATGTATTGATGTTTGCCATGCACATATTCATGCATGAGTAGTTGACATGTGACATTTCACATGGCATATACAAATAGATCAATGCAGGGAATTAACTTTTTAATTGTCATGAAATACTTGAAACGAACAGAAGGAGATaattatgaataaaaaaataaagtggaaaaagaaaagaaatgaaaagagGCCAAACCTAGCTCTGCAGGAACgaattgaaaaagaaaaaacaaaagcagAGGTGGCTGGTTCATGTGGCCAATTAGCATACTGGGCTGGCTAGGTGAGTCCATCCAATCCTGCATACTGGGCTTTTGCTTTGGTTGTGGCCCAATTAGGAAGCAAAGCACGGCAGGCGCCGGCTCCGCAGCTGCATGCTGCTATAGGTTTAGTCCCACCTCGTGGAGCCTCAGAGAAGAGAGTGCGAGGGGAAGGTTATAAAAAGAGGCGGTCTGTGCTTCTTCTGATATTCTGATCAACGCCAAATACAAGATTTAAAGCTGGGATAATTACGGGGAAGCCGAGGCGGTAACTTGACGGAAGCCGCGGATTGGATCACAAAACCCCTCAACTGATTTCTACCCCCGATTTCGCTTGGGGTTTTCCGGATTTTCTCCCGATTTCGCATGATTCCAAATTTTTCTAATACGGTTTTGGTCAGTACGGGAGCAAAGTTTCATCCACAGCGGGGACACAAGTTTCCCTGCGCTGATCTTCTTCCGTCTGCCTTTCTGCGAAACGCTTTTGCACGGTTGCTGCTGTAAAGAAACGCCTGCACTTTGAACCGGATTCCATTCCCGACGCGCATTCAGAATCGTATGTCAATCATACAGCAAGCAGGCAGCATGAGTCGCCGCGGATCCATTATTCGCTGCACAacacatttttcttttgttattaTATACTTCCGCTAGCTGCTTGCTTGAGCTTGAAGCTCAACTACTTTACGAGAGCATGCATGGATCCAGACCGGGAGGCCTGACCAACTCTTCTCCCGTGAGCTAGCTCCTGAGTTGGTAGAGCTAGCGAAAAGCAGGGCCTGGGTGGAGTGGTTTAGGTATCCGTGGAGCGTCACCTCACCTCGACGATCTCCCAACTGCTTCACCAGCTAGCCCAATTGTCCAAGCTCTGTGAAACCCATGTCATGCATGTCAATCTGAACTTCTGAAGACGATTATATTCTACTACCAAGAATATGATACGATCCGTGTAGCTGGTTACCGGCAACGAAAAGGCTCCGGTCGTCCGTGTAGACGGAACCAACGGATGACAGTAGTGCAACTTGGTTCGTGCGCCGATTCCTTCGTTCCCGGATGCCTGCGGTTTTTGATTTCTGGGGAAGAAGATTATTCGAAGCATAAATAAACGTGCTCGGGCCTCGTGGAAAGCTCGCTGccaacggtggcggcggccgggccggggaATAACCGATCCGCGCCGGCGCTGACGGGGCCGGCAGATTCGGCCTCATCGGTCGGCGTCGACGGCCTCAGCTTCCTTCTCCGTATAAATGCGCACAAGCGCTCTAGCAGTAAACGAGATGAGGCCGCCGAACCACTCACTACTCTAGCTAAGCACCGGTCCTCTCCGATCCCGTCGCCTTCGACGCTTTCCCCCATCCGCCTAAACCAAAACCAATCAGCAAATCCACCACCCGCTCATCTCGAGCACGGTCGTCGAGGATGAGCGACCCGAGGTACGCCAGCTACCCTTACCCGGCGCAAGGTACGTGTTGTTTTTTATGCCGCTAGCTAGCTACACTGCTCCGACAGCTAGAGATCAGCTCGCGATCAGCCCTCTCCTGCTCTGATTACTCTTTAATTCCTGTGGTGTTCTTGCCTCCAAAAGGTTACTACCAAGGGCCGTACCAGGGCCCGCCGGTGATGGCGCCGCCGCAGTACCAGtacggcccgccgccgccgcgcaggtCGCCGGGCTTCCTCGAGGGCTGGTACGCGTGCTACCATCTTCTTGACAATAACTTACACCGCTGGGGCGCTTGGGCTTGTTCCCACCAGCCGCCATCATTTCGATCATCGGCGAACTCCGATCCGGTTCGTTCTCACCAATTGTTTTCCGTGTCTTGGCTCTGACTAAATTTCGCAGCCTGGCGGCGCTGTGCTGCTGCTGTCTCCTCGA from Setaria italica strain Yugu1 chromosome II, Setaria_italica_v2.0, whole genome shotgun sequence encodes the following:
- the LOC101771299 gene encoding LOW QUALITY PROTEIN: uncharacterized protein LOC101771299 (The sequence of the model RefSeq protein was modified relative to this genomic sequence to represent the inferred CDS: substituted 1 base at 1 genomic stop codon); protein product: MELFERARTVRLRSHHDKYLYADEDESHVIQDRNAASPNARWVVEPVPHSPGVLRLRSRYGRYLSASNEPFLLGVTGRKVLQTLPHRLDSSVEWVPVRDEAGRARGGARLRTRYGNFLRANAGLPPWRNSVTHDTPHRHAGWVVWDVEVVQAVLPRPDSSASVDDSPAPPSYKPPSCSSSLSPPPLPTSALRPPPPPPHHREENTAPFRAQPPPPPPGYIAPPAPGLYRLESTESFSVPLHKVEGRSIHYHVGDDDDGYVSPDEEPRHFTFNGTSLEELLERLKEESGLEDVIMCSRSPINGKLLPLHLQLPPNNAAVHIVLVRESSKVAKTFAXPFDRFTKFEDGGCKASLGQMQNFVHLLCESE